In one Methanobrevibacter arboriphilus genomic region, the following are encoded:
- a CDS encoding methanogenesis marker 15 protein, with protein sequence MVKIALISCGTEYSGIQKEIEKAATTFGSEIVIPEIDLDYIDEAYKKFGFSAESSSLKLMIARAMSIVEGKSKADAVFIATCFRCAEGALVRNEVRRFIQANTRIPVVTYSFTERTKADELFIRMEALTTSVARRSILAREKQEGLTLGVDSGSTTTKVVLMENNKVIGTGWTPTKDIMESVYSAADEAFEGTGYTLDDVEGIGTTGYGRLTIGKNMKAELVQEELSVNAKGAVYLADHQKGDATVLDIGGMDNKVITVNDGIPDNFTMGGICAGASGRFLEMTARRLDVDITELGPLAMKGDYRKAMLNSYCIVFGIQDLVTTLAAGGSKADVAAAACRSVSEQVYEQQLQEIDIREPLIQVGGTSLISGLVKAVSETLGGIDVIVPEYSQHIGAVGSALLVSGMGKRQENK encoded by the coding sequence ATGGTTAAAATAGCTTTAATTTCTTGTGGTACAGAATATAGTGGTATTCAAAAAGAGATAGAAAAGGCAGCTACTACATTTGGCTCAGAGATTGTTATTCCTGAAATTGATCTTGATTATATTGATGAAGCATATAAAAAGTTTGGTTTTTCTGCTGAAAGTTCTAGTTTAAAACTCATGATTGCAAGAGCTATGTCAATCGTTGAGGGGAAAAGTAAAGCTGATGCTGTTTTTATAGCTACTTGTTTTAGATGTGCAGAAGGGGCATTAGTCAGAAATGAAGTAAGGAGATTTATTCAGGCAAATACTAGGATTCCTGTTGTAACATACTCATTTACTGAAAGAACAAAAGCAGATGAATTATTTATCCGTATGGAAGCATTAACAACATCTGTTGCAAGAAGAAGTATTTTAGCTCGTGAAAAACAAGAAGGATTAACTTTGGGTGTTGATTCTGGTTCTACTACTACAAAAGTTGTTTTAATGGAGAATAATAAAGTTATTGGAACTGGTTGGACTCCTACTAAAGATATTATGGAATCTGTGTATAGTGCTGCTGATGAAGCTTTTGAAGGTACTGGTTATACTCTTGATGATGTTGAAGGTATTGGAACTACTGGTTATGGTCGTCTCACAATTGGAAAAAATATGAAAGCTGAGCTGGTCCAGGAAGAATTGTCTGTAAATGCCAAAGGAGCAGTTTATCTTGCAGATCATCAAAAAGGGGATGCAACAGTATTAGATATTGGTGGAATGGATAATAAAGTTATTACTGTTAATGATGGAATTCCAGATAATTTTACTATGGGTGGTATTTGTGCAGGTGCTTCTGGAAGGTTTTTAGAGATGACTGCCCGTCGTTTAGATGTTGATATTACTGAACTTGGTCCCTTAGCTATGAAAGGCGATTATAGAAAAGCTATGTTAAATAGTTATTGTATTGTATTTGGTATTCAAGATTTAGTTACTACTCTTGCTGCTGGAGGTTCTAAAGCTGATGTTGCTGCAGCTGCATGCCGTTCTGTTTCTGAACAGGTGTATGAACAACAATTACAGGAAATTGATATTAGGGAACCTTTGATTCAAGTTGGGGGAACGTCTCTTATCTCTGGACTTGTTAAAGCTGTTAGTGAAACTCTTGGTGGTATTGATGTTATAGTTCCTGAGTATTCTCAACATATTGGTGCTGTCGGTTCTGCACTTTTAGTTTCTGGAATGGGTAAACGTCAAGAGAATAAATAG
- a CDS encoding methanogenesis marker 2 protein, translated as MELADLVKSLQDFEGVSRKKSIESITNKLKEVYNVSGETLLDFGDDASAIDLGDGNIVLFAADGIWGKLMDADPYWAGYCSVLVNVNDIAAMGAKPIAMVNILSINNENIANGLIDGIKDGCKKFNVPMVGGHLHPDTEYNALDVAIVGIAKKDKIITSFGANVGDKIIVAIDLDGRQHPSFNLNWDTTYFKDEKLVQDQLIAMKEIAEKDLVTGGKDISNPGTLGTLEMLLESSGVGGRVELNKIPRNEDVNWEEWLKSYPGAGFVLTAKEKNTEELINLLDEVSITASIVGEVISEKKLYLSSETEEMVLFDQDKNPVLKIN; from the coding sequence TTGGAGTTAGCAGATCTTGTAAAATCTCTTCAAGATTTTGAGGGAGTTTCTAGAAAAAAATCTATAGAAAGCATAACTAACAAATTAAAAGAAGTTTATAATGTTTCTGGTGAAACTTTACTTGATTTTGGAGATGATGCATCAGCTATCGATCTTGGAGATGGAAATATAGTCTTATTTGCTGCTGATGGAATTTGGGGAAAGCTAATGGATGCAGATCCTTACTGGGCGGGTTATTGTTCTGTATTGGTTAATGTTAATGATATTGCAGCTATGGGAGCTAAACCAATAGCAATGGTTAATATACTTTCTATTAATAATGAAAATATAGCTAATGGTCTTATAGATGGAATTAAAGATGGTTGTAAAAAGTTCAATGTCCCAATGGTTGGTGGACATTTACATCCTGATACTGAGTATAATGCTCTTGATGTAGCAATTGTTGGAATAGCTAAGAAAGATAAAATCATAACTAGCTTTGGAGCAAATGTTGGAGATAAGATTATTGTTGCTATTGATTTAGATGGAAGACAACACCCTAGTTTTAATCTTAATTGGGATACGACCTATTTTAAGGATGAGAAACTTGTACAGGATCAGCTAATAGCTATGAAGGAAATTGCTGAAAAAGATTTGGTTACTGGTGGAAAAGATATAAGTAATCCTGGAACTCTTGGAACATTGGAAATGTTACTTGAATCCTCTGGTGTTGGTGGAAGAGTTGAGCTGAATAAAATTCCCAGAAATGAAGATGTTAACTGGGAAGAATGGTTAAAATCATATCCTGGAGCAGGTTTTGTTTTAACTGCTAAGGAAAAAAATACTGAAGAATTGATAAATTTGTTAGATGAGGTTTCTATCACTGCTTCTATTGTTGGGGAAGTAATTAGTGAGAAAAAGCTTTATTTATCGAGTGAAACTGAGGAAATGGTTCTTTTTGACCAGGATAAAAATCCAGTTCTTAAGATTAATTAA
- a CDS encoding methanogenesis marker 5 protein yields the protein MVKVAIFPPNSLILADLIERKGHEVLALQKAVRKKVKDPDIDSPPMNLTEEDPIKGLKYAAIEVPSGVRGRMSLIGPLIEEAEAAIIVEDAPFGFGCIGCARTNELSIFNLRKRGVPTLELKYPKNKDETTDMVNKINTFLDSLPKSLESSESSKTSENSETLEDSDISDISSNKELKEDE from the coding sequence ATGGTAAAGGTAGCTATATTCCCACCAAATTCATTAATTTTAGCAGATTTAATTGAGAGAAAAGGACATGAAGTTCTAGCTCTCCAAAAAGCTGTTAGAAAAAAAGTTAAAGATCCTGATATTGATTCTCCTCCTATGAATCTTACTGAAGAGGATCCGATTAAGGGATTAAAATATGCAGCTATTGAGGTTCCATCTGGTGTGCGTGGAAGAATGTCTCTTATTGGACCTTTAATTGAGGAAGCTGAAGCAGCTATCATTGTTGAAGATGCTCCATTTGGATTTGGGTGTATTGGCTGTGCAAGAACAAATGAATTATCTATATTCAACCTTAGAAAAAGAGGAGTTCCAACTCTTGAGTTAAAATACCCTAAAAATAAGGATGAAACTACTGATATGGTTAATAAAATAAATACATTTCTAGATTCTCTTCCAAAATCTTTAGAATCTTCAGAATCTTCAAAAACTTCAGAAAACTCAGAAACATTAGAAGATTCAGATATATCGGATATTTCATCAAATAAAGAGCTAAAGGAGGATGAATAA
- the mmp3 gene encoding methyl-coenzyme M reductase-associated protein Mmp3 has product MLVKINGEDLDLPNGSTIREAIDFSNVPYDDGSIICLIKGKKEFEKNINKYKLKTPKGSIIIEMDDSKEAEKLVEVWKKQYKDFEDSSIRWTSSNEVAVGPIITDLEPSMDENKYKEGDVILSLSGFSNESTHIILAKEDHSAVYGVPNYNKGVFARIVGGKRTLRLLDSNDNVISIEPLIERSSITDSASISDLNTILEEGNQLFTYVSLKPNDNSPESCEHLFSLIESGNISVDYESNSFVGFYSLQGLGKPSEDITMRKRGTVTIRNAGKGIGKVFVYREDRVKSPHHTNVASVEKGMELLDIANYKDKITIRSNPERIMTLSMTQKEAEDYLKSIGVTHERVGVLDDDALIVEQEPKFSIEIIKEGKVKTKGINKDDLALIEIYDGEDEAPRSSWYFKKITGLVEKPIGILKVHFAFPGMKISIFEGDAKEAKGLVPENVPSACIEAGRIGITNMSKKNVGLIGVRFESNDEFGPTAEPFNATNIVGKITTDLKPLENLKEGEYLYIKRIN; this is encoded by the coding sequence ATGCTAGTAAAAATTAATGGAGAGGATCTAGATCTTCCTAATGGGTCTACTATAAGAGAAGCAATAGATTTTTCAAATGTTCCTTACGATGATGGAAGTATAATTTGCCTTATCAAAGGTAAAAAAGAATTTGAAAAAAACATTAATAAATATAAACTTAAAACTCCAAAAGGAAGCATAATAATTGAGATGGACGATAGTAAAGAAGCAGAAAAACTTGTTGAGGTTTGGAAAAAACAATATAAGGATTTTGAAGATTCTTCTATTAGATGGACTTCCTCAAATGAAGTAGCTGTTGGGCCTATTATAACAGACTTAGAACCAAGTATGGATGAAAATAAATATAAAGAAGGGGATGTTATATTAAGTTTATCAGGATTTAGTAATGAATCAACACATATAATTTTAGCTAAAGAAGATCATTCTGCTGTTTATGGTGTTCCAAACTATAATAAAGGAGTGTTCGCTAGAATTGTTGGTGGTAAAAGAACTTTAAGGCTTTTAGACTCTAATGATAATGTTATTTCTATTGAACCTCTTATTGAAAGAAGTAGTATTACTGATAGTGCATCTATTTCTGATTTAAACACTATTTTGGAGGAAGGCAACCAATTATTTACTTATGTTTCTCTTAAACCTAATGATAATTCTCCTGAATCTTGTGAACATTTATTTTCTTTGATTGAATCAGGTAATATATCTGTTGATTATGAATCAAATTCTTTTGTTGGTTTTTATTCTCTTCAAGGTTTAGGAAAACCTTCTGAAGATATAACTATGAGAAAGAGGGGTACTGTTACTATAAGAAATGCTGGTAAGGGTATTGGTAAAGTTTTTGTTTATAGGGAGGATAGAGTTAAATCTCCTCATCATACTAATGTTGCTTCGGTAGAAAAAGGGATGGAATTATTAGATATAGCTAATTACAAAGATAAAATCACGATTAGATCTAATCCTGAAAGAATAATGACGTTATCTATGACTCAAAAGGAAGCAGAGGATTATTTAAAATCTATTGGTGTAACTCATGAAAGAGTTGGTGTTTTAGATGATGATGCATTGATAGTGGAACAAGAACCAAAATTTTCTATTGAAATAATAAAAGAAGGTAAGGTTAAAACAAAAGGTATTAATAAAGATGATTTAGCTTTAATAGAAATCTATGATGGTGAAGACGAAGCTCCAAGATCATCATGGTACTTTAAAAAGATTACAGGACTAGTTGAAAAACCAATTGGTATTTTAAAAGTGCATTTTGCATTTCCTGGTATGAAAATATCAATATTTGAAGGTGATGCTAAAGAAGCAAAAGGCTTAGTTCCTGAAAATGTTCCGAGTGCTTGTATTGAAGCAGGAAGAATTGGTATTACTAATATGTCTAAAAAGAATGTTGGTTTAATAGGAGTTAGATTTGAGAGTAATGATGAGTTTGGTCCAACTGCAGAACCATTTAATGCAACAAATATTGTTGGAAAGATAACAACTGATTTAAAACCTCTTGAAAATTTGAAAGAAGGAGAATATCTTTATATTAAGAGAATTAATTAA
- a CDS encoding methanogenesis marker 6 protein, with the protein MVENVCINPDLGREDKDPEVVTRMIILGPKANVSESEIVNQMHLLGLPLTIKQTCYGAMVSGKEKDVITAIKEVRKMDPYNIFTKDRGFPPGDPRRCRGHRKGPREGFHQMEKEFKLLGFVSDALKNPKEVSLEEETCVPLEEFEKIMKECLEEEKLDKDDIKDKKRSENKK; encoded by the coding sequence ATGGTTGAAAATGTATGTATTAACCCAGATCTTGGCAGGGAAGATAAAGATCCTGAAGTTGTTACAAGAATGATTATTTTAGGTCCTAAAGCTAATGTTAGTGAAAGTGAGATTGTAAATCAGATGCATCTATTAGGTTTACCTCTTACTATTAAACAAACTTGCTATGGTGCTATGGTTAGTGGAAAAGAAAAAGATGTTATAACTGCTATTAAAGAGGTTCGAAAAATGGATCCCTACAATATTTTTACAAAAGATAGGGGATTTCCTCCTGGAGATCCAAGAAGATGTCGAGGCCATAGAAAAGGTCCTAGAGAAGGATTTCATCAGATGGAAAAAGAGTTTAAACTTTTAGGCTTTGTTTCGGATGCTTTAAAAAATCCAAAAGAAGTTTCTCTTGAAGAAGAAACTTGTGTTCCTTTAGAAGAATTTGAAAAAATTATGAAAGAATGTTTAGAGGAAGAAAAACTCGATAAAGATGATATTAAAGATAAAAAACGCTCTGAAAATAAAAAATAA